From the genome of Candidatus Woesearchaeota archaeon:
TTCTGCCACCATAGTATTCTACCTCCGATAGTTTTCATAATTTTTTGCTCCAAACGGAGCATATCGTATGCCGCCGCCATGAAAGAATTTTGAAAAAAATTCTACATAGTGGAGTCGTAATGAATGTAAAAATGGCCCTAATATTCCTAACAAAATATTGATAGTATGCCCAAGCGCAAAGATAAGGATGCCAATGACAACAAAAAACCCGCCTTTTTCAATAAAAGGCATTGTCAAATTTTCATTAACAACAACTGCTAATCCTACTGATGCTAAACCTACAGCGCCAAGACGCATGTACGATAAAATATTAGAGAATATTGAAGGTAATTCAACAAGCCCTTGAACACCTTCACCAAGGTACAGCATAATAATTGCCAAAGCTAAAACAAACCAGCCAACAAGAATAGGAAGAGTAATTATTCCAAGAAATGAAATAACTAATAAAATAATCCCAGCTTCAAGTATCAACCAACTAACTTTATGTAATACTGCTTTGAAAAAACCATGATGCAATTCATTAAAAAAACCTATAAGAAATGCGAGATTCAAGTGAATAAAGCCAAGAATTGCGCCGAGGACAAGAACGATATGAATTTCATTTCCTAAAACATTTATTTCACCATGAAGGCGATTGATAATGCGTGGAAAAGTGTAGACAACTTCTTGTATACCATGTTCCACAATAGTTTCAGGTAGTAAAACAATGCCTAAACCAGAAAGAAAAGACGCAGTTTTTTCTTTAACATGCTCAAAACCAAAGTATTCTCCAAAGATAAAACCAAAAATAATGCTTGATACTGAAGAGTACAACAACACATTCAACAAATCACGTGCTTGAGGAAGTTTTGTTTTTAGCCATAAAAAGAATAAGAGAGTCACTAACCCATAACCTACATCTCCTAGCATCATGCCAAAAAATAACGGGAAGGTTAAAAACATAAACAACACAGGATTAATTTCATCATAATGCGGCAGCGTATAAAGATCCATAAAAAAAGTAAAAGGTTTTACTAACAAGGTATGCTTGAGCTGTATAGGTACTTTATCATTTTTCTGAACTGGTTTTTGTTCAATAACAATCTTAGCTCCTGCTGTTTTTTCAAGTTCTGTTTGAATTAATGGAATGTCATGAGTCGGAACCCATGCTTGTATAACAGAGCTATGGCGAGTAGCAGCAAATTGCAACGGCGCTTCTGCTTTTGCAGCTTCATCAGTGAGAAAAGCTTCAGCATTGGCAATAAAGGAAGTATATTTTGTAAGAAGTTGTTGAAGATATCGTTGAGTTTTTTGTTGTTCAATTTCAACAGTATTAATCTCATCAATCAAAGCATTGACGGCTGGCATAACATGACCAGATAATTGGAGCGCTTTGCTGATATCAACAGGAGTAAATGAATATTCTTTAAGAAGACCAGCAATCTTTACCGCATCTGCAGAGCGGCAAAATAATGCAAGAGTTCTATGCTTGCCATTCTTTGAAATGTGTAATTTATGAGAACGTGTGACATGATAAAGTTTATCACGCAAATCATCGCGGTAATTAATATAACCAATAAAAGAAGCAATGCTTTTTAGTGGTTTGTAAGAATCAATATCAAGATAGAGAGAATTAAGAAAGTCGAGTTGTTTAAGTAATTCATTTTTTTCTGATAGTTGCGCTGCAGCAAGAGCAAGTTTCTCTTCATAAGCAGTAATCTGCTGGGTGATGTGTTGAAGTTTGGTTTCA
Proteins encoded in this window:
- a CDS encoding V-type ATP synthase subunit I, with product MIIHTERMTKVRIIVPSLQLDPVIEKLYSLSKFHLIPHTKNSSLDIGKPLPNVEKISELLLVLRSLKAKFNILSQASSTCYTLSDIETKLQHITQQITAYEEKLALAAAQLSEKNELLKQLDFLNSLYLDIDSYKPLKSIASFIGYINYRDDLRDKLYHVTRSHKLHISKNGKHRTLALFCRSADAVKIAGLLKEYSFTPVDISKALQLSGHVMPAVNALIDEINTVEIEQQKTQRYLQQLLTKYTSFIANAEAFLTDEAAKAEAPLQFAATRHSSVIQAWVPTHDIPLIQTELEKTAGAKIVIEQKPVQKNDKVPIQLKHTLLVKPFTFFMDLYTLPHYDEINPVLFMFLTFPLFFGMMLGDVGYGLVTLLFFLWLKTKLPQARDLLNVLLYSSVSSIIFGFIFGEYFGFEHVKEKTASFLSGLGIVLLPETIVEHGIQEVVYTFPRIINRLHGEINVLGNEIHIVLVLGAILGFIHLNLAFLIGFFNELHHGFFKAVLHKVSWLILEAGIILLVISFLGIITLPILVGWFVLALAIIMLYLGEGVQGLVELPSIFSNILSYMRLGAVGLASVGLAVVVNENLTMPFIEKGGFFVVIGILIFALGHTINILLGILGPFLHSLRLHYVEFFSKFFHGGGIRYAPFGAKNYENYRR